CATGCGCGCCATGGTGAAGTTTTCGGCGGCCGCGCGCATTTCGAGGCCATAGCGCGTGCGCTTGAGGAACAGCACGAGCACGGCGAGCGCGGCCAGCGTGATGACGATGGTCACGACTTGCAGCATCGGGATATGGGCGCCGAGAAATTCCACCGGCAGGCCGAGGCTTGGCCACAGGGTGATCGATTTCGGGCGGCTCGAATAGAAGGTCAGCAGGACGTGGCGGATGACGAATCCGAGAGCGAAGGAGGCGATCATCATCGTTGCCGGATTGGCGTTGCGGAAACGGCGGAACACGACGATCTCCGACAGGATCGAGAGTGCCGCGCCGATCATGAGCAAGAGCGGAATCAGGAGATAGAACGGCAGCATGCCGGCAAAGACCACCGCTGTTGCGTTGACCGACGGCCACAGCATTGCGAACACACAGAAGGCGATGAAGTCGCCATGGGCGAAGTTGACGAGCCGCATGACGCCGAAGATCAGCGCGATACCGAGCGCGCCCAGGGCATAGAGACTGCCGAGGCTCAGTGCGTCGAAGATGATCTGCAGGACCGCGGTCATTCTCAGTGATCTCCGAAGCCGAAATAGGCCTGCTTCAGGCGCTCGTCCTTGATCATGTCGGCGGCTGCGCCCTCGAGGACGATGCGCCCGCCGCGGATCAGGATCATGCGTCCGCCGGCCATCATGGCGCGCGTCGAGCTCTGCTCGACGATCAGCAGCGTCAGCTTGCGCTGCGCCCGCAGCCGCACCAGGATCTCGTAGACCTGATCGATGATCTTGGGTGCAAGTCCGAGCGACGGCTCGTCGATCGCCATGATGCGCGGAGCCGTCATCAACGCGCGACCGATGACGAGCATCTGCTGCTGGCCGCCCGAGAGCATGCCGGCCGCCGTGTGTCGGCGATCGGCCAGCATCGGGAATTCGGCGTAGACCGACTCGAGGTCGCCGGCGATCTTGTGCCTGTCGGCTCGCATGCCGGTGCCGACCTTGAGATTCTCCTCGATGCTCAGTGCGCCGAAGACGTTGCGTCCTTCCGGCACCAGCGAGAATCCGCGGCGCGCGATGTCCTCCGGCGCGGCGCCCGTCACTTTCGCGCCGTCCATGGTGATGGAGCCCGATCCCACCGGTACGACCCCGGCGAGCGCGTTCAGCAGCGTCGACTTTCCTGCGCCGTTGGGGCCTGTCACGAAGAGAACCTCACCCTCGGCGACCTCTAGCGTGACGCCGCGCAGGGCTGTCAGGCGTCCGTAGCTGACGGTGATGTCGTCGACGGCGAGCAGCGTCATGATGCGGCGCCCATCTCGGTCGCGAGCGCCGGAATCACGTCGTCGCGCTGCGTGCCCATGTAGGCGTGCCGGACCGCGTCGCTGTCGCGGATCTGCGCAGGCGCGCCGACTTCGATGATCTCGCCGGAATCGAGCACGAAGATGCGCTCGCAGAGTTCAAGCACGAGGCCAATGTTGTGCTCGATCAGCAGCACGCCGACGCCGAGTTCGCCGGCGATCCGCCTGATGATGACGGCCAGATCGTGGCTTTCATGCTCGGACATGCCGGCCGCGGGCTCGTCCAGCAGCAGATAGCGCGGCGTGCACATGATGGCGCGGCCGATAGCGACGCGGCGTTCGTCGGTATAGGGCAGGGCGCCTGCGATCGTGCTGCCGAGGTGCGATATGCCGAGCCAGGTCAGCACGCGCTCGGCCTCCGTGATCGCCTCGCGCCGGGTCTGACCGAGACCCACGCCTGTAACCTCTAGATTGTCCACAACCGGCAGATCGCGGAAAAGTCGTCCGGACTGGAACGTGCGCGCGACGCCCTTGCGTCGCAGCTTGTGGGCCGCGATGCCGTTGAGGACCTCGCCTTCCAGCTCGACGGTCCCCGTGCCGACCGGCTGAAACCCCGTCAGCACATTAATAAGTGTCGTTTTCCCGGCGCCGTTGGGGCCGATCAGTCCGGTGATGCGTCCCCGCGGAACCGTGAGCGTGACTTTTGACAGCGCCTTCAAGCCTTCGAACTGGACGCTGACGTCGCGAGCGCCCAACTCCAAACCACCGGAAGCCATCTCAACGCCTTCTCACTCGCCGCCCATCACAAACGGAGTTTTGCGTTGCGGCAGACGCTTGTAAAATTCGAAATATCGTTCGCCGATATCGGAAATTGTGATGATGCTGACGTTCCCAGGATTCTTTCCCGGCTGGGCAGCGCCGGTCATGGCGCTCTGGAGCCGCGGAACAGCAAGACTGGAGCGAGGGCAAAACTGGAACGAAATCAAAACAAGCGACTTGGTCGCGTCACGCGCGACCATCAAAGCGCTTGCAGGAATCGCTCTCCCATCGCGACGGTTGCATCGGTGTAGTCCGTTCCCAGCCGTCGTGCGGTCTCGGTGTCCGAATGCGAGGCGATCCAGGCAGTCAGCAGCATGCGCCGGAGCATCACGAAAATGGGCAGCATGAGCTCGTCTTCGCGCGAAACCGACGCGATCGCGCGATATCCGTCGAGCCATGATGCCTGGAGTTCAGCCACCACGGGCTCGTGCTCCATGAAGCTGACGGCGGCGGCAAAGTCGTAGAAGAACCAGGAGAAGCCGCAATCGTCGAAGTCGATGACGCCGAGACGCGCACCGTCGACGAGAAGATTGGCCGGCCGCAGATCGGCGTGGATCAGACCGAATCGGTCGTGAGTGTTTCCGTAGCTATCGAGACGCTGCTTGAGTGTGTCGGCGACCCTCTGCAGCAATTGTCGGCCATCGTCGCGAAGACCGAGGCCGGCCCGCCAATCGCCCCACAACGGTCGTGTGCCCAACATTGCATCAAAATCCCAGATCTTGCGCTGAAAGTCCGGCGGCCGCTTCCATCGGCGGCTATGCGCATGAAGCCTGGCACAGATCGCACCGAGCTTGCCGAACCAGGCAACGAGATCGTCCGATGGATCGGGCTCCTTGCCGCTGAGAAACTCGAATGCCGCAACCTGTCGCCGCGAGCCGTTCAAGACGATCGGACATAGCGCCCGGCTCTCACGATCGGCGACCGGGCGAGGCGTGACGACAATATCCTCCGCTATCAGCGCATTGATCCAGGCGAGCTCGGACCTGATCTCGGCCGACGTGTGGTAGCCGATCCGTTGCACGCGCAGCACAAGCCTCCGTCCAGATGCCGCATCCTGTGCCAGGAATGTCGTGTTCTCGGAATGGCTGAGGAAGGAGACCGTCGATTGTGACGAGAGACCCCAGAGCGGCAATGCCGCGCCAAGCTCGGTCTGCATGCTTTCGATCAAGCTCGGAGTCATCATGAGAGCCGGCCGGCCGTCCCGGAAGTGGCATCGAGGAGATCAAGAAGGCTCGACACGATGCGATCGGGGACGACGCCCGCGGCCGCGTTGAACGGCACGTCGCTGGCGAGCAAGATGGAGCGCAGGCCGGCGGCGTTGCCCGCCGCGATATCGGTCGCGACCTGGTCGCCGATCATGATCGTTTCGTGCTTGGCGGTGCCGAGATGCGCAAGCGCCTGCTCGATCAGGAACGGATGTGGCTTGCCGACGACGATCGGCTTCGCACTTGGTACTGCAGCGACCACCGCCGCCGTCAGCACGCCGACGCAAGGGTCATATCCATCGTGCACGGGCGTGAGGACGTCGGGATTGGTCGCAATGATCGCTGCTCCCGCCAGTGCGGCCCGTATGGCCGTTCGCAGCTTGGCGTAGTCGAGCATCGAATCGAAGCCGAGCACCACGACTTCCGGGTCCACAGAGGTCAGATCATAGCCGGCTGCCTCAATGGCCGCGAGTAACGGCTGTTCGCCGATCGCAAAGACCGGTGTGCCTTGCGGCCAGCGTCTTGCGAGCAGGGCCGTCGCCGCCGAGATGGTATTGAAGACCTGCCGTGAGTTTGCCGGAATGCCGATGCTGGTCAGCTTCGTCACAAATTGCGCGGCAGATTTCGTCGAGTTGTTGGTGACGAACGCATACGGCAGGCCCTGGTCGTGCCAGGCGCGGAACGCTCTTACCGAGCTTGGGATCGCGGCATCTCCTCGATAGGCCACGCCGTCGAGGTCCGAGATGATGCCGCGAACGGTCGGGAACGTCTGTGTTTTCAAGGCAGGGATTCCGCTCATTTCGAAAGGCGAAAATTATAGGCTCACCGTCTCCGAACCGCTGTTCCGAGCGTCCATCATTCCTGTCCTGCACAGTGGAGAGGCGCGGATGCCTCGGAGTTGGGCGCTGCGCTCCGGGCGATCAGGAGTCGCCGCGCGCAATCGTCGCATCCGGGAGTGTCAGCAACGGAATCGTGGAGCAGCAGGAATCGGGCAAGCGCGGCCTTTGGTCTACGCTTTGCAGGTTGAGGACGTTGCGCGAGACGATCGAAACGGCTGAGGCCCCGCGCCCTCGGCAGCAGTTTCAACGTTGCCAAAATCATCGAGGGATAGGACATGATCAACCGTAGAGACGTGATGTTAGGAGGGCTTGCCGGTGCCGCAGCGTTCGGCTTCGGACGGGTCAACCCGGACTTCCTAGTAAATTCAGCTTTTGCGGCCGAAGGCAAGGCGCTGCGTTTTCTCGGCGCCGAGGCGCTGTCCGGCAATTGGGATCCGACCACGCACACCAATCTTGGCCAGCTCATCGTCGAGGGGTTTGTGTTTGGCTATCTGACGCGGGCGCCGATGAAGCCGGACAAGCCGGACGAGCTGATCTTCGAATTGGCGGAGTCGATGACGCCGATCGATGCTTCCACGATGGAAGTCAAGCTTCGGAAGGGCATCAAGTTTCACGACGGCACGCCGTTTACGGCAGCCGACGTCAAGGCGACCTATGAATATGGCTGCCTGCCCGATCGACCGGCGCAGTGGTATCCGGGCCTCGTCACCGTTGACGTCGTCGACGACTTCACCTGCCGCATCAACACCAAGGCACACGGTTATCCGGCGGCGCTCTACTATTATCTTTCCTCGTTCCTGCCGATCATGTCCGCCAAGGACGTCGCCAACAAGGCGCAGTTGTCGGCTCGCATGAACGGCACCGGGCCGTACAAATATGTCGAGCAGAAGGGCGACACCACCGTTCTCGCCGCCAACGCCGACTTCTTCCTCGGCGCACCCAAGATTCCTGGCGTCGAATATCATTTCGTCGGCGACACCACGACCCGGACGCTGTCGTTGCTGAATGGCTCGGCGGACATCATCGAGCGGCTGGAGCAGGAGCAGGTCGATACGATTTCCAAGGATGCCCGCTTCAACATCCACAAGGCGGTGTCGGTCGAGAACAAATATCTGTTCTTCCGCTGCTCCAAGAAGCCGTTCGACGATCCCCGCGTTCGTCTCGCGGCGTGCCATTCAATCGACCGCAAGCAGGTTCTTGAAATTCTCGGCGTCTCCGGAACCTACTCCAAGGCGCATATCTCGCCGGTGAAGTTCGGCTATACGGAGGTCGCCGAGTATCCGGAATTCGATCCAGCCAAGGCCCAGAAGCTGCTGGCGGAAGCCGGCTTCCCGAAGGGCCAGGGCCTGCCCGAACTCACCTATTACACCTCGGTGGGCTTCTATCCGAAGACCAAGGAATATGCCGAGCTGATCACCGGCATGCTCCAGGAACAGGGTTTCAAGGTCAATCTTCAGACCCTCGAAGTCGCGGCCTGGGGCAATTTGCTCTATGACAAGCCGGGCGGCGGCGAAGGCAACATGATCGACTGCGGCTGGTGCACGGGTTCGCCCGAGCCGGATCTGGTGCTGCGCACCCACTTCCATTCCTCATCCAAGCGCATCACCGGCATCGTCGACAAGGACATCGACGCGGTGCTCGACAAGGAGCGCAACGCCACCTCTATCGAAGAGCGCAAGAAGATCCTCCAGACCGAGACGCTGCCGACCATCGCCAAAAAGGCGCCGGCACTGGCGTTGTTCACCTCGGTCTTCATCCACGCCTACAGCAAGAAGCTCGACGGCCTCTACATCTACCCGAACGGCATGCAGGACATGACCAAGGCCACACTGGCATGATGATTGCTCCGATAGGTCGGACTTGTCCGACCTATCGGGTTTCTCAGGTCGGTTGCAGGGCCAGACGACCCGGCCTGCCGGAACTCCCGACGAATGCAAGGGTAGCTCTTCCCGATGTTGATCCTGGAATTCCTGGTCAAGCGGATCGCGCAGGGCCTCCTGATCGTCTTCATCACCTCGTTGATCATCTTTACGCTGTTGCGCGTGGTTCCAGGCGATCCCGTTCGTCTGATCGTCGGCGGCATGGCGCCGCCCGATGTGGTCGAGCAGGTGGCGACCAAGATGGGGCTGCGCGATCCCATCATCGTTCAATACGGCCGCTATATGCGCGGTCTGCTCCAGGGCGACCTCGGACAGTCCTATCTTCGGCCGCGTAGCGGGATGATTGCGGCCGGTGGCCAATATGTCGATCCGACCAAGTCGGACATGGCGCTTGTGACCGACCTCATTCTCGAACGATTGCCATTCACGCTGCAATTGGGCGGCATGGCCTTGTTGTTCGCGCTGTTGATCTCGTTTCCGGTCGGAATAGCCGGTGGTCTGCATCAGCATCGATGGCAGAACGCCCTGGCGTTCGGCATGCAGTCGCTTTTCGTGTCGATCCCGAATTTCTGGCTCGCGATCGTTCTGATCCTGTTTCTGTCAATCAAGCTGAAGCTGCTTCCGGCGCTCGGCTACCAGGGCTTCTCCTATGTCATTCTGCCGGCCCTGGTGCTGGCGGTGGAGATCGCGCCCTTCATCATCCGGACACTGACGACGTCACTTGGCGAGGTGATGCAGGCGCCGTTCATCGATGAAGCCCGGGTTCGCGGCCTGTCGCGCCGCCGCATCGTCTATTCCCATGCGCTGCGCAATGCCGCGGTGCCGCTGGTCAATTTGCTCGGCATCCAGCTTTCGACCCTGATCGGCGGCGTGCTGGTGATCGAATACATCTTCGATTATCCGGGCCTCGGCAATCTGACCGTCGTCTCCGTCGTCGGACGTGATTTCCCGGTCATCCAGGGCATCGCCATTACGACCAGCGCGGTGTTCGTCTTCATCAATATCATCGTGGATCTGGTCGCTTATCTCATCGACCCTCGCGTGGAGATCTGACCATGACGGCCACCACGGTGATTGCTGCGGAGCTTGAACCTCGATTGGCCCGCATCCGGTCCGTCAATCGGCGGATACTGGCTGCAGCCTGGAGCATGTCGAGCTTCAAGGTCGGTTTCTTTGTCTTCATCGCGTTGCTGCTGGCGTCCGCGATCTATCCCGAAGTGTCCTCGGTCAGCGCCACCAAGATGGTGGTGAAGGACAAATTCCTGGCGCCGGTCTATCTGGGCGAGAAATGGACCTGGGATCACGTGCTCGGCACGGATCAGCTCGGCCGTGACATCCTGATGCGCAGCCTTATCGGACTGCGCTATTCGCTGCTGGTCGGCATCGTCACGGTGCTCCTGATCTTCATCATCGGCTGCGGCCTCGGCCTGTTCGCGGGCTTCAAGGGCAGGTGGTGGGACACCATCATCATGCGGATCACCGACGCGCAGCTCTCGATTCCGATGATCATCCTGGCGATCACGATTCTCGGCGTGTCGCGGCCGACCGTCCCGACCATCATTATCGTGCTGGCGCTGTCCGGCTGGCCGCTCTACGCGCGGGTGGCCCGCAGTGCCGCGGTCGCCGAGCGCGGCAAGGAATATGTGCGTGGCTTGCGGGTGCTCGGGGCCGGGGACTGGCGCATCCTGCTGCTGTTCGCTGCGCCCAACATCCTGCCGCCGATCGCGTTCGTCGCAGTGCTCGATGTCGCCCGCATGATGATCTTCGAAGCGATCCTGGGCTTCCTCGGGCTCGGCATTCAGCCGCCGACCCCGAGCTTTGGCAGCATCATCGCCGATTCCCGCAAATATCTGCTCAATGCCTGGTGGATCGGAACCATCCCGGGCATCTTCCTCGCCATCGCGCTCACCTCGATCAATCTGATGGGCTCTGCGCTGGAAAAGGCGCGCAACCGCATCTATGGAGGTCTTTGAGATGGATCTCTCGCTCATTCTCGAAATCGACGATCTGACGGTTGGTGCGACGACACCCGGGGCGGCTCCCATTCTCGATCACGTCAGCTTCCGCCTCAGCACGTCGGAGATTTTCGGCATCTACGGGGAAAGCGGTGCGGGCAAGACGGTGCTCAGCCGCGCGCTGGCGAACTGGTTGCCGGAGAGCCTGGAATATCGCGCCGGACGGGTCGCCTTCGCCGGTCATGACATCCTCGGCGCCGGCGCGCGCGAAGTCCGGATCGGGCGCGATATCGCCTATATCGGCTCCAAGCCGCAGAGTTCGCTCGATCCGACCGTGCCGGTGGGCGTCCAGATCGCGGAGAAGCTGCACAGTGTGAGGCCTGAATGGAACGGGCGCGAGTGTCGTGACCGGGTCATGCAGCTGCTCGGCGAGGTCCGCATCCCCTCGCCAAAGGAGCGCTACTGGGACTACCCGTCGAAATTCTCCGGCGGCATGATGCAGCGCGCGATGATCGTGGATGCCATTTGCGCCGAACCCGCCGTGCTGATCGCCGACAACGTGACCCAGCCGCTGGACGTCACCATCGCCGCGCAGATCGTGGCCTTGCTCCATGACCTCTGCACGCGGCACAAGATGGCGACGATCTATTTGTCGTCTTCCTTGCCGACGCTCGGCCAGTTCGGCGATCGAACGGCCGTGCTGCACCAGGGCCGGTTTGTCGAGCAACAGGCGTTCGCCGACCTGCTGGCTTCGCCGCAATCCGACTACACGCGCAAGGCCATCGCAAGCGTGCCGCGGATGTGGGAGACGGCGGAGGGCCCGCTTGCTCGCCGTCAGGCGCAGGGCGAGGCGCCGTTGATGAAGGTGGAGAATGTCCATCGCACCTATCGCGCCCGCAAGCGCGGCACCTTCAACAGCTACAGCAACGTGCAGGCGGTGCGCGGTGTCACGCTCGACATCATGCCACGCGAGAATTTCGGCATCGTCGGAGAATCCGGCTGCGGCAAGTCGACCCTGACCCGGCTCTTGGCCTGGCTGGAGACGCCTGACAGCGGCAGCATCGTCTTGAACGGGACTTCGCTCGGTGCGCTGTCGTCGGGGGATTTGATCCGCAAGCGCAACGAGTTCCAGCTGCTCCTGCAGGATCCCTACAATGCCTTGCCGCCGCGGACCACGGTCGGCCGCATGATCGAGGAGAGTCTCCTGATCCGTGGCAGGGTCAAGCGCGCCGATTTGAGGAAGCGAGTGATCGCGGCGATGGCCGAAGTCGGTCTTGCCGCTGACCTCTACGATCAGCTGCCGAACGCGCTCTCGACCGGCGAGCGCCAGCGCATCTCGATCGCACGAGCCCTGATTCTCGATCCCAAGCTCCTGATCCTCGACGAGACCTTGTCGGCGCTGGACCAGCGCGAGCAGGGCAGGCTGATCGAGCTGTTCTCGAAATTGCAGGAGAAGAACGACCTCACCTACGTCTTCATCTCGCACGATCTCGCCATGGTGCGGAAGGTCTGCACGCGGATCGCGGTGATGTATCTCGGCGAGATGGTCGAGATTGCCGACAACCACCATCTCTTCTTCGACCCGCAGCATCCTTATACCAAGGCGCTGCTGTCGGCGGCCCCGACGTTGGAGCAGAAGCCGTTTGATCCCTCCGATTTTCTGCTCGAGGGCGAGCCGCCCAGCCCGATCGACATCCCAGCCGGCTGCAGCTTCGCGTCGCGCTGTCCGAAGGCCTTCGGCCGCTGTCGGGTGGAGACGCCAGGGCTCGTCGAGCATTCGCCGGGGCGCTTCGCCGCTTGCCATCTGCTCGATGGTGATCAGGCGCAGGCGGCGGCCTGACGGTCAGGGTCGTGGCTTGAACGGCCAGCCCATCTTGATTGAACGCAGATCTTCCAGCGCCTTCGTCACCTGGAGGACGCCGAGATCGTCGAAGCGATGGCCGATGACCTGGACACCGATTGGCAGATCCCGGGAATCGAACGCCATGCAGACTGTGGAAGCGGGTTGGCAGGTCTGGTTGAACATGGCCGTGAACAGCGTGTGCGCGAGCGGCGTCTCGCGGGAGACACCCGGTTCTTCCGCCGGAAAATTCACCACCGGCAGCGTCGGTGAGATGACATAGTCCCAGCCTTCGAACGCCCCCAGCAGCGCCGCCTTCATTTTGGCGATCTGCCCCAGGGCCCGGTAGAGATCGGTGCCTGAATGCTTTTCTCCGCCGAGAGACCACGCGCGAACGTAGGGATCGATGTCGCGTGGGGTGTCAGTATGCGCGGGCAGCGAGGTGTATTCGAGATACCCGCGGACCTGGAGGAACAGGTCAATCGCCGCATAGGCGTCATGGTCTAGCTGCGAGGCAAACGGTTCAACGAACGCGCCTGCGCCCGCCAGCAGCTTTCCGGTCGCCTCGACGGTCTCGCGCACGACCGCTTCGGGTTTCATGCCAAAGCCCATGTCGGTGAGGATTCCGATCTTCAATCCCTTCACATCGCGCTCGAGGCGCTCGTGATAGCGCACGCCGTCGGCGGGGAGGCTCCAGGTGTCGCGCTCGTCCTGCTGCGTCAGCACGGTCAGCAGGCGGGCGATATCGTCGACGCTGCGGCCCATGGGACCGGCCATGCGCATGGTGTCGGCCGGCAGATGCGGCACGCGTCCGTGGGTGGGCTTGAGTCCGGCGAGGCCGCAATGTGCAGCTGGAAGGCGGACGGAGCCCGCGATATCCGTGCCGACGGAGACATATCCGGCGCCGGCAGCGACCGACGCGGCGGCGCCGGCCGACGAGCCGCCGGTGTTCCAGGCAAGCCCCCAGGGGTTGCGGGTGATGCCGTGCAGCGAGCTGATGCCTGACGCCATCAGGCCGCAATCCGGCATCGTGGTTTTTGCAAAGATCACCGCGCCGGCTTCGCGCAATGCGATCGCCGGTGGTGAATCGTAATTTGAAGGCGGCAGGGCGCGGTTGGCTCCGATGCCATGAAAGTAGGGCCAGCCGGCCATGGCGACGCTGTCCTTGACGGTCATTGGAATACCATCGAGCGGACCCAGCGCAGCTCCGGCCTTCCATCGGGCTTCCGAGCGTTGCGCGCTGGCCATGGCCTGTTCCGGACGGAAGCTGAACAAGGCGTTGATCGCGGTATTGACCCCTTCGGAGTGGTTGAGGGTCGCTCGCAGCACCTCCACCGGAGACAGCGCGCGCGAGGCGTACGCCTCCGCCAGCTCGGCAAGGCTCATCCCGATCAGTTCTGCAGCAGACATGGTGGCCTCGATGGGTCGCGTCCCGGATCACACTCCGGATAGCGGACATAGCGCGCATAAGGGTAGGCCCGCTGGTTCAACGGCATGATTTGGTGGAGCGCGAGGCATCCCTTTTGCATCTGTCCTGATCAAAATCTGCCTGATCAAATTGGGCGGACACGAAGGTCGGCTGAACGGCAACTGCAAGAGATCGGAAGTCGCCATGAGTCAATCTGGAATGAGTCAATCTGGAACGGAACTGGCTACCATCCGGAATTCCATTGCCGGGTTCCCCGGATGGGGATCCGGAGACATCGTGATCGAACCTGCCATCCCGATCCTGGCTTCGCCAAGCTGGCGAGGCGTCGACGGCTTTCCCTGGCGCGCCACCAGAAAGGGCAGTGGCGAGAGCATCTTCATCAAGGCCATGGATCGCGATGCGGAGCTTTATATCGACGTGGCGTGCGCCTTCGAGGCGGCGCAGCGTGCATCCGATCTCGGCATCGGGCCCAAAGTGCTGATGGCCGATCCGAAGGCGGGCCTGCTGGTGATGGAGGATCTCAACCAGGGCTGGCGGGTCGGTACCTTGGAGCGGATGCTCGAGCCCGACATCGTCGACGCCGTCATTGCGGCGATGCGCCTGTTTCAATCCGGACCGCCGCTGCCACGCCGCAAGAGCGTCTTTGACGAGATCGAGCATTTCCATGCTGCTGCGGCGGCCGCGAAAGCACAGTTGCCGTCGGATGCCGAATGGCTGGTCAAGGAGTTGCGCTTTGCGGCCGACGCCCTCCGGATGCTGGACATCAACGCGGTGCCGATCCACGGCGACGGCAATGTTTCGAATATCCTGATCAGCGACGCAGGCGAGGTTCGTCTGATCGACTGGGATCGCGCGACGACGGCCGACCCGCTGGAGGATATTGGCACCTTCTTCGTCGAGGCCTGCGCGCAGGAGCCTGAGGCGCGCGACCTCTTCACCCGCAGCACCGGGACATTCGACGAGGGGACGTTCAACCGTGCGCGGATTTACGGCGTGGCTGATGATCTGCGCTGGGGATTGATCGGCGCGCTGCTCGCCGCCAAATCGGCGCGCAATACGCTGGAGTTCTACAAATTCGCCAGTTGGCGCTTCGTGCGTTGCCGCATGGCGGTTCGGGAGCCCCGCTTTGGCGAGATGCTTCGGAGGATCGCATGACCGTTCGCAGAAAAGTTGGTGAGGGGACCACGGTTCACGAACGCAACGTCGAAGCCGCCATCGCTCGCGTCCCGCAATGGCGCGGCAAGGCGGCCGTCTATGCACCGCTGGTCGGCGGCCTGTCGAACCAGAACTGGCTGGTCGAGATGTCCGGCGACGCGCGCCGCTATTTCGTCAAGGTGCCGGGCGAGGGCTCGGAAATGTTCATCGATCGCGTCACCGCCAACGAGGCCGCGCGCAATGCCCATGCCATGGGTGTCGGGCCGGAGGTCATCTTCTTCGACGCGGCGGACGGGCTGGAGATCAGTGAATTTCTGGAGGGCTACCGCGCCTGCACCAATGCGGATTTCGGCGATTCCGCCATCCAGTCCGACGTGCTCGATCTCTATCGCCGTTTGCATGGCGGCCCCAAGCTCGGCCAGACCAAGACGATCTTCGACATGATCGAGGAACATATCGAGCAGGGCAAGGAACTGGGATCGCATTTCC
The nucleotide sequence above comes from Bradyrhizobium sp. NDS-1. Encoded proteins:
- a CDS encoding branched-chain amino acid ABC transporter permease, whose translation is MTAVLQIIFDALSLGSLYALGALGIALIFGVMRLVNFAHGDFIAFCVFAMLWPSVNATAVVFAGMLPFYLLIPLLLMIGAALSILSEIVVFRRFRNANPATMMIASFALGFVIRHVLLTFYSSRPKSITLWPSLGLPVEFLGAHIPMLQVVTIVITLAALAVLVLFLKRTRYGLEMRAAAENFTMARMLGVRANGVILLAFAISGMLAAAIGLILATISGTADINMGANVMLIAFIATVIGGLGSVPGAVAGGFIIGAASVVFQATLPHDARVFRDAFVYGAVIVVLLVRPQGLFAPKSAKQRV
- a CDS encoding ABC transporter ATP-binding protein, whose product is MTLLAVDDITVSYGRLTALRGVTLEVAEGEVLFVTGPNGAGKSTLLNALAGVVPVGSGSITMDGAKVTGAAPEDIARRGFSLVPEGRNVFGALSIEENLKVGTGMRADRHKIAGDLESVYAEFPMLADRRHTAAGMLSGGQQQMLVIGRALMTAPRIMAIDEPSLGLAPKIIDQVYEILVRLRAQRKLTLLIVEQSSTRAMMAGGRMILIRGGRIVLEGAAADMIKDERLKQAYFGFGDH
- a CDS encoding ABC transporter ATP-binding protein, with amino-acid sequence MASGGLELGARDVSVQFEGLKALSKVTLTVPRGRITGLIGPNGAGKTTLINVLTGFQPVGTGTVELEGEVLNGIAAHKLRRKGVARTFQSGRLFRDLPVVDNLEVTGVGLGQTRREAITEAERVLTWLGISHLGSTIAGALPYTDERRVAIGRAIMCTPRYLLLDEPAAGMSEHESHDLAVIIRRIAGELGVGVLLIEHNIGLVLELCERIFVLDSGEIIEVGAPAQIRDSDAVRHAYMGTQRDDVIPALATEMGAAS
- a CDS encoding phosphotransferase enzyme family protein translates to MQTELGAALPLWGLSSQSTVSFLSHSENTTFLAQDAASGRRLVLRVQRIGYHTSAEIRSELAWINALIAEDIVVTPRPVADRESRALCPIVLNGSRRQVAAFEFLSGKEPDPSDDLVAWFGKLGAICARLHAHSRRWKRPPDFQRKIWDFDAMLGTRPLWGDWRAGLGLRDDGRQLLQRVADTLKQRLDSYGNTHDRFGLIHADLRPANLLVDGARLGVIDFDDCGFSWFFYDFAAAVSFMEHEPVVAELQASWLDGYRAIASVSREDELMLPIFVMLRRMLLTAWIASHSDTETARRLGTDYTDATVAMGERFLQAL
- a CDS encoding HAD-IIA family hydrolase; this translates as MKTQTFPTVRGIISDLDGVAYRGDAAIPSSVRAFRAWHDQGLPYAFVTNNSTKSAAQFVTKLTSIGIPANSRQVFNTISAATALLARRWPQGTPVFAIGEQPLLAAIEAAGYDLTSVDPEVVVLGFDSMLDYAKLRTAIRAALAGAAIIATNPDVLTPVHDGYDPCVGVLTAAVVAAVPSAKPIVVGKPHPFLIEQALAHLGTAKHETIMIGDQVATDIAAGNAAGLRSILLASDVPFNAAAGVVPDRIVSSLLDLLDATSGTAGRLS
- a CDS encoding ABC transporter substrate-binding protein; its protein translation is MINRRDVMLGGLAGAAAFGFGRVNPDFLVNSAFAAEGKALRFLGAEALSGNWDPTTHTNLGQLIVEGFVFGYLTRAPMKPDKPDELIFELAESMTPIDASTMEVKLRKGIKFHDGTPFTAADVKATYEYGCLPDRPAQWYPGLVTVDVVDDFTCRINTKAHGYPAALYYYLSSFLPIMSAKDVANKAQLSARMNGTGPYKYVEQKGDTTVLAANADFFLGAPKIPGVEYHFVGDTTTRTLSLLNGSADIIERLEQEQVDTISKDARFNIHKAVSVENKYLFFRCSKKPFDDPRVRLAACHSIDRKQVLEILGVSGTYSKAHISPVKFGYTEVAEYPEFDPAKAQKLLAEAGFPKGQGLPELTYYTSVGFYPKTKEYAELITGMLQEQGFKVNLQTLEVAAWGNLLYDKPGGGEGNMIDCGWCTGSPEPDLVLRTHFHSSSKRITGIVDKDIDAVLDKERNATSIEERKKILQTETLPTIAKKAPALALFTSVFIHAYSKKLDGLYIYPNGMQDMTKATLA
- a CDS encoding ABC transporter permease, encoding MLILEFLVKRIAQGLLIVFITSLIIFTLLRVVPGDPVRLIVGGMAPPDVVEQVATKMGLRDPIIVQYGRYMRGLLQGDLGQSYLRPRSGMIAAGGQYVDPTKSDMALVTDLILERLPFTLQLGGMALLFALLISFPVGIAGGLHQHRWQNALAFGMQSLFVSIPNFWLAIVLILFLSIKLKLLPALGYQGFSYVILPALVLAVEIAPFIIRTLTTSLGEVMQAPFIDEARVRGLSRRRIVYSHALRNAAVPLVNLLGIQLSTLIGGVLVIEYIFDYPGLGNLTVVSVVGRDFPVIQGIAITTSAVFVFINIIVDLVAYLIDPRVEI
- a CDS encoding ABC transporter permease codes for the protein MTATTVIAAELEPRLARIRSVNRRILAAAWSMSSFKVGFFVFIALLLASAIYPEVSSVSATKMVVKDKFLAPVYLGEKWTWDHVLGTDQLGRDILMRSLIGLRYSLLVGIVTVLLIFIIGCGLGLFAGFKGRWWDTIIMRITDAQLSIPMIILAITILGVSRPTVPTIIIVLALSGWPLYARVARSAAVAERGKEYVRGLRVLGAGDWRILLLFAAPNILPPIAFVAVLDVARMMIFEAILGFLGLGIQPPTPSFGSIIADSRKYLLNAWWIGTIPGIFLAIALTSINLMGSALEKARNRIYGGL